A single region of the Asterias amurensis chromosome 19, ASM3211899v1 genome encodes:
- the LOC139951663 gene encoding homeobox protein PKNOX2-like isoform X3, which produces MCGKLLCKTTRHVGWQVAFFIGDTMQHSSSGVDVSTQGVSHIVCDTAASSAESDESKPPIQAVTTTSSAAAAVTEDIQAQLEKDKRLIYGHPLFPLMAQLFEKCEQATQSTDPPTSASFDVDIEEFVHRQDRQGKPFFSNDPEIDNLMVKAIQVLRIHLLELEKVNELCKDFCHRYITCLKGKMHSDILLRDERQPGTSFTQGQLAQDVQGSSQGSDMTPPHQLTQQVQASPQQVQPVSATSVAGGAYILQQPNTQPVQTTSTQQLQQAQFQTMLNSAGQVVYAPVIPQGVMAQQGLVTQAIPGTVQLQSTPQQQQQQQQTVAAPSMVPVIHGSTPISHIGIQSSVPSSQHQTVTSLAYATATATAGEEFDEMNELLNKRKPKRGVLPKHATNIMRSWLFQHIVHPYPTEDEKRMIAAQTNLTLLQVNNWFINARRRILQPMLDASNPDPSTKTKKVKTQSRPSTQRFWPESLANLGSPTTTRTGSDMTTSALGSSVPVEQITLSGETLSSIVRVHQSSASPQLDSLVSNGEGVPLDDDIGDESEMSSNDGVMGIDSDEDSS; this is translated from the exons ATGTGTGGCAAACTGCTGTGCAAGACGACCAGGCATGTTGGGTGG CAGGTTGCTTTCTTTATTGGAGACACAATGCAACACTCATCTAGTGGGGTTGATGTATCAACCCAAGGTGTATCCCACATAGTATGTGATACAGCAGCATCATCAGCTGAATCTGACGAGAGTAAGCCACCAATACAAGCAGTCACTACTACATCCTCAGCTGCTGCTGCTGTAACTGAAGATATTCAAGCTCAATTAGAGAAAGATAAGAGATTAATATATGG GCATCCATTGTTTCCTTTGATGGCTCAATTGTTTGAAAAGTGTGAGCAAGCAACCCAAAGTACTGACCCCCCGACCTCAGCAAGCTTTGATGTAGATATTGAGGAGTTTGTGCATAGGCAAGACAGACAAGGAAAACCATTTTTTAGCAATGATCCAGAAATTGATAATTTG ATGGTAAAGGCAATACAGGTACTACGCATCCATCTCTTGGAATTAGAAAAAGTGAATGAACTATGTAAAGACTTCTGCCATCGCTATATTACATGCCTAAAGGGGAAAATGCACAGTGACATTCTACTTCGAGATGAAAGACAACCAGGTACATCATTTACACAGGGTCAATTAGCACAGGATGTACAAGGCTCATCACAGGGCTCTGATATGACCCCACCCCATCAATTAACACAACAG GTCCAAGCTTCACCTCAGCAAGTTCAACCTGTCTCTGCTACATCAGTCGCTGGAGGTGCTTATATCTTACAACAACCAAATACACAGCCAGTTCAAACCACTTCAACTCAG CAGCTGCAGCAAGCACAATTCCAGACCATGCTAAACTCAGCTGGACAAGTTGTCTATGCACCAGTCATTCCACAGGGGGTAATGGCACAACAAGGATTAGTCACTCAGGCTATTCCAGGAACTGTGCAGTTACAGAGCACCcctcagcagcagcagcaacaacaacagacaGTAGCAGCGCCCTCTATGGTTCCAGTAATTCATGGCTCTACACCTATTTCTCATATTGGCATTCAGTCTTCAGTTCCCTCATCACAACATCAAACAGTGACATCATTAGCTTATGCTACAGCTACTGCTACTGCTGgggaagagtttgatgaaatgAATGAACTATTAAATAAAAGGAAACCAAAGAGAGGAGTCCTACCTAAGCATGCTACAAACATTATGAGGTCATGGCTGTTCCAACACATAGTG cATCCGTATCCAACAGAAGATGAGAAGAGGATGATTGCTGCTCAGACCAACCTCACGTTACTTCAAGTCAATAACTG GTTTATTAATGCCAGAAGGAGAATACTACAACCCATGTTAGATGCAAGCAATCCAGACCCCAGTACCAAGACTAAGAAAGTCAAGACACAGAGTCGACCATCTACTCAAAGATTCTGGCCAGAGTCATTAGCAAATCTTGGATCACCGACCACAACAAGAACAG GCAGTGATATGACAACATCAGCACTTGGTTCATCAGTACCAGTGGAACAAATCACATTATCAGGGGAGACACTCTCATCAATAGTACGGGTTCATCAGTCTTCAGCTTCTCCACAGCTAGACAGCCTGGTATCTAATGGGGAGGGTGTCCCCCTGGATGATGATATAGGCGATGAATCTGAGATGTCATCTAATGATGGTGTGATGGGTATAGACAGTGACGAGGACTCATCGTGA
- the LOC139951663 gene encoding homeobox protein PKNOX2-like isoform X1: MCGKLLCKTTRHVGWQVAFFIGDTMQHSSSGVDVSTQGVSHIVCDTAASSAESDESKPPIQAVTTTSSAAAAVTEDIQAQLEKDKRLIYGHPLFPLMAQLFEKCEQATQSTDPPTSASFDVDIEEFVHRQDRQGKPFFSNDPEIDNLMVKAIQVLRIHLLELEKVNELCKDFCHRYITCLKGKMHSDILLRDERQPGTSFTQGQLAQDVQGSSQGSDMTPPHQLTQQVQIQVQASPQQVQPVSATSVAGGAYILQQPNTQPVQTTSTQQLQQAQFQTMLNSAGQVVYAPVIPQGVMAQQGLVTQAIPGTVQLQSTPQQQQQQQQTVAAPSMVPVIHGSTPISHIGIQSSVPSSQHQTVTSLAYATATATAGEEFDEMNELLNKRKPKRGVLPKHATNIMRSWLFQHIVHPYPTEDEKRMIAAQTNLTLLQVNNWFINARRRILQPMLDASNPDPSTKTKKVKTQSRPSTQRFWPESLANLGSPTTTRTGSDMTTSALGSSVPVEQITLSGETLSSIVRVHQSSASPQLDSLVSNGEGVPLDDDIGDESEMSSNDGVMGIDSDEDSS; this comes from the exons ATGTGTGGCAAACTGCTGTGCAAGACGACCAGGCATGTTGGGTGG CAGGTTGCTTTCTTTATTGGAGACACAATGCAACACTCATCTAGTGGGGTTGATGTATCAACCCAAGGTGTATCCCACATAGTATGTGATACAGCAGCATCATCAGCTGAATCTGACGAGAGTAAGCCACCAATACAAGCAGTCACTACTACATCCTCAGCTGCTGCTGCTGTAACTGAAGATATTCAAGCTCAATTAGAGAAAGATAAGAGATTAATATATGG GCATCCATTGTTTCCTTTGATGGCTCAATTGTTTGAAAAGTGTGAGCAAGCAACCCAAAGTACTGACCCCCCGACCTCAGCAAGCTTTGATGTAGATATTGAGGAGTTTGTGCATAGGCAAGACAGACAAGGAAAACCATTTTTTAGCAATGATCCAGAAATTGATAATTTG ATGGTAAAGGCAATACAGGTACTACGCATCCATCTCTTGGAATTAGAAAAAGTGAATGAACTATGTAAAGACTTCTGCCATCGCTATATTACATGCCTAAAGGGGAAAATGCACAGTGACATTCTACTTCGAGATGAAAGACAACCAGGTACATCATTTACACAGGGTCAATTAGCACAGGATGTACAAGGCTCATCACAGGGCTCTGATATGACCCCACCCCATCAATTAACACAACAGGTACAAATACAG GTCCAAGCTTCACCTCAGCAAGTTCAACCTGTCTCTGCTACATCAGTCGCTGGAGGTGCTTATATCTTACAACAACCAAATACACAGCCAGTTCAAACCACTTCAACTCAG CAGCTGCAGCAAGCACAATTCCAGACCATGCTAAACTCAGCTGGACAAGTTGTCTATGCACCAGTCATTCCACAGGGGGTAATGGCACAACAAGGATTAGTCACTCAGGCTATTCCAGGAACTGTGCAGTTACAGAGCACCcctcagcagcagcagcaacaacaacagacaGTAGCAGCGCCCTCTATGGTTCCAGTAATTCATGGCTCTACACCTATTTCTCATATTGGCATTCAGTCTTCAGTTCCCTCATCACAACATCAAACAGTGACATCATTAGCTTATGCTACAGCTACTGCTACTGCTGgggaagagtttgatgaaatgAATGAACTATTAAATAAAAGGAAACCAAAGAGAGGAGTCCTACCTAAGCATGCTACAAACATTATGAGGTCATGGCTGTTCCAACACATAGTG cATCCGTATCCAACAGAAGATGAGAAGAGGATGATTGCTGCTCAGACCAACCTCACGTTACTTCAAGTCAATAACTG GTTTATTAATGCCAGAAGGAGAATACTACAACCCATGTTAGATGCAAGCAATCCAGACCCCAGTACCAAGACTAAGAAAGTCAAGACACAGAGTCGACCATCTACTCAAAGATTCTGGCCAGAGTCATTAGCAAATCTTGGATCACCGACCACAACAAGAACAG GCAGTGATATGACAACATCAGCACTTGGTTCATCAGTACCAGTGGAACAAATCACATTATCAGGGGAGACACTCTCATCAATAGTACGGGTTCATCAGTCTTCAGCTTCTCCACAGCTAGACAGCCTGGTATCTAATGGGGAGGGTGTCCCCCTGGATGATGATATAGGCGATGAATCTGAGATGTCATCTAATGATGGTGTGATGGGTATAGACAGTGACGAGGACTCATCGTGA
- the LOC139951663 gene encoding homeobox protein PKNOX2-like isoform X2 → MCGKLLCKTTRHVGWQVAFFIGDTMQHSSSGVDVSTQGVSHIVCDTAASSAESDESKPPIQAVTTTSSAAAAVTEDIQAQLEKDKRLIYGHPLFPLMAQLFEKCEQATQSTDPPTSASFDVDIEEFVHRQDRQGKPFFSNDPEIDNLMVKAIQVLRIHLLELEKVNELCKDFCHRYITCLKGKMHSDILLRDERQPGTSFTQGQLAQDVQGSSQGSDMTPPHQLTQQVQIQVQASPQQVQPVSATSVAGGAYILQQPNTQPVQTTSTQLQQAQFQTMLNSAGQVVYAPVIPQGVMAQQGLVTQAIPGTVQLQSTPQQQQQQQQTVAAPSMVPVIHGSTPISHIGIQSSVPSSQHQTVTSLAYATATATAGEEFDEMNELLNKRKPKRGVLPKHATNIMRSWLFQHIVHPYPTEDEKRMIAAQTNLTLLQVNNWFINARRRILQPMLDASNPDPSTKTKKVKTQSRPSTQRFWPESLANLGSPTTTRTGSDMTTSALGSSVPVEQITLSGETLSSIVRVHQSSASPQLDSLVSNGEGVPLDDDIGDESEMSSNDGVMGIDSDEDSS, encoded by the exons ATGTGTGGCAAACTGCTGTGCAAGACGACCAGGCATGTTGGGTGG CAGGTTGCTTTCTTTATTGGAGACACAATGCAACACTCATCTAGTGGGGTTGATGTATCAACCCAAGGTGTATCCCACATAGTATGTGATACAGCAGCATCATCAGCTGAATCTGACGAGAGTAAGCCACCAATACAAGCAGTCACTACTACATCCTCAGCTGCTGCTGCTGTAACTGAAGATATTCAAGCTCAATTAGAGAAAGATAAGAGATTAATATATGG GCATCCATTGTTTCCTTTGATGGCTCAATTGTTTGAAAAGTGTGAGCAAGCAACCCAAAGTACTGACCCCCCGACCTCAGCAAGCTTTGATGTAGATATTGAGGAGTTTGTGCATAGGCAAGACAGACAAGGAAAACCATTTTTTAGCAATGATCCAGAAATTGATAATTTG ATGGTAAAGGCAATACAGGTACTACGCATCCATCTCTTGGAATTAGAAAAAGTGAATGAACTATGTAAAGACTTCTGCCATCGCTATATTACATGCCTAAAGGGGAAAATGCACAGTGACATTCTACTTCGAGATGAAAGACAACCAGGTACATCATTTACACAGGGTCAATTAGCACAGGATGTACAAGGCTCATCACAGGGCTCTGATATGACCCCACCCCATCAATTAACACAACAGGTACAAATACAG GTCCAAGCTTCACCTCAGCAAGTTCAACCTGTCTCTGCTACATCAGTCGCTGGAGGTGCTTATATCTTACAACAACCAAATACACAGCCAGTTCAAACCACTTCAACTCAG CTGCAGCAAGCACAATTCCAGACCATGCTAAACTCAGCTGGACAAGTTGTCTATGCACCAGTCATTCCACAGGGGGTAATGGCACAACAAGGATTAGTCACTCAGGCTATTCCAGGAACTGTGCAGTTACAGAGCACCcctcagcagcagcagcaacaacaacagacaGTAGCAGCGCCCTCTATGGTTCCAGTAATTCATGGCTCTACACCTATTTCTCATATTGGCATTCAGTCTTCAGTTCCCTCATCACAACATCAAACAGTGACATCATTAGCTTATGCTACAGCTACTGCTACTGCTGgggaagagtttgatgaaatgAATGAACTATTAAATAAAAGGAAACCAAAGAGAGGAGTCCTACCTAAGCATGCTACAAACATTATGAGGTCATGGCTGTTCCAACACATAGTG cATCCGTATCCAACAGAAGATGAGAAGAGGATGATTGCTGCTCAGACCAACCTCACGTTACTTCAAGTCAATAACTG GTTTATTAATGCCAGAAGGAGAATACTACAACCCATGTTAGATGCAAGCAATCCAGACCCCAGTACCAAGACTAAGAAAGTCAAGACACAGAGTCGACCATCTACTCAAAGATTCTGGCCAGAGTCATTAGCAAATCTTGGATCACCGACCACAACAAGAACAG GCAGTGATATGACAACATCAGCACTTGGTTCATCAGTACCAGTGGAACAAATCACATTATCAGGGGAGACACTCTCATCAATAGTACGGGTTCATCAGTCTTCAGCTTCTCCACAGCTAGACAGCCTGGTATCTAATGGGGAGGGTGTCCCCCTGGATGATGATATAGGCGATGAATCTGAGATGTCATCTAATGATGGTGTGATGGGTATAGACAGTGACGAGGACTCATCGTGA
- the LOC139951663 gene encoding homeobox protein PKNOX2-like isoform X4, whose product MQHSSSGVDVSTQGVSHIVCDTAASSAESDESKPPIQAVTTTSSAAAAVTEDIQAQLEKDKRLIYGHPLFPLMAQLFEKCEQATQSTDPPTSASFDVDIEEFVHRQDRQGKPFFSNDPEIDNLMVKAIQVLRIHLLELEKVNELCKDFCHRYITCLKGKMHSDILLRDERQPGTSFTQGQLAQDVQGSSQGSDMTPPHQLTQQVQIQVQASPQQVQPVSATSVAGGAYILQQPNTQPVQTTSTQQLQQAQFQTMLNSAGQVVYAPVIPQGVMAQQGLVTQAIPGTVQLQSTPQQQQQQQQTVAAPSMVPVIHGSTPISHIGIQSSVPSSQHQTVTSLAYATATATAGEEFDEMNELLNKRKPKRGVLPKHATNIMRSWLFQHIVHPYPTEDEKRMIAAQTNLTLLQVNNWFINARRRILQPMLDASNPDPSTKTKKVKTQSRPSTQRFWPESLANLGSPTTTRTGSDMTTSALGSSVPVEQITLSGETLSSIVRVHQSSASPQLDSLVSNGEGVPLDDDIGDESEMSSNDGVMGIDSDEDSS is encoded by the exons ATGCAACACTCATCTAGTGGGGTTGATGTATCAACCCAAGGTGTATCCCACATAGTATGTGATACAGCAGCATCATCAGCTGAATCTGACGAGAGTAAGCCACCAATACAAGCAGTCACTACTACATCCTCAGCTGCTGCTGCTGTAACTGAAGATATTCAAGCTCAATTAGAGAAAGATAAGAGATTAATATATGG GCATCCATTGTTTCCTTTGATGGCTCAATTGTTTGAAAAGTGTGAGCAAGCAACCCAAAGTACTGACCCCCCGACCTCAGCAAGCTTTGATGTAGATATTGAGGAGTTTGTGCATAGGCAAGACAGACAAGGAAAACCATTTTTTAGCAATGATCCAGAAATTGATAATTTG ATGGTAAAGGCAATACAGGTACTACGCATCCATCTCTTGGAATTAGAAAAAGTGAATGAACTATGTAAAGACTTCTGCCATCGCTATATTACATGCCTAAAGGGGAAAATGCACAGTGACATTCTACTTCGAGATGAAAGACAACCAGGTACATCATTTACACAGGGTCAATTAGCACAGGATGTACAAGGCTCATCACAGGGCTCTGATATGACCCCACCCCATCAATTAACACAACAGGTACAAATACAG GTCCAAGCTTCACCTCAGCAAGTTCAACCTGTCTCTGCTACATCAGTCGCTGGAGGTGCTTATATCTTACAACAACCAAATACACAGCCAGTTCAAACCACTTCAACTCAG CAGCTGCAGCAAGCACAATTCCAGACCATGCTAAACTCAGCTGGACAAGTTGTCTATGCACCAGTCATTCCACAGGGGGTAATGGCACAACAAGGATTAGTCACTCAGGCTATTCCAGGAACTGTGCAGTTACAGAGCACCcctcagcagcagcagcaacaacaacagacaGTAGCAGCGCCCTCTATGGTTCCAGTAATTCATGGCTCTACACCTATTTCTCATATTGGCATTCAGTCTTCAGTTCCCTCATCACAACATCAAACAGTGACATCATTAGCTTATGCTACAGCTACTGCTACTGCTGgggaagagtttgatgaaatgAATGAACTATTAAATAAAAGGAAACCAAAGAGAGGAGTCCTACCTAAGCATGCTACAAACATTATGAGGTCATGGCTGTTCCAACACATAGTG cATCCGTATCCAACAGAAGATGAGAAGAGGATGATTGCTGCTCAGACCAACCTCACGTTACTTCAAGTCAATAACTG GTTTATTAATGCCAGAAGGAGAATACTACAACCCATGTTAGATGCAAGCAATCCAGACCCCAGTACCAAGACTAAGAAAGTCAAGACACAGAGTCGACCATCTACTCAAAGATTCTGGCCAGAGTCATTAGCAAATCTTGGATCACCGACCACAACAAGAACAG GCAGTGATATGACAACATCAGCACTTGGTTCATCAGTACCAGTGGAACAAATCACATTATCAGGGGAGACACTCTCATCAATAGTACGGGTTCATCAGTCTTCAGCTTCTCCACAGCTAGACAGCCTGGTATCTAATGGGGAGGGTGTCCCCCTGGATGATGATATAGGCGATGAATCTGAGATGTCATCTAATGATGGTGTGATGGGTATAGACAGTGACGAGGACTCATCGTGA